Proteins from a single region of Spodoptera frugiperda isolate SF20-4 chromosome 8, AGI-APGP_CSIRO_Sfru_2.0, whole genome shotgun sequence:
- the LOC118275936 gene encoding dolichyl-diphosphooligosaccharide--protein glycosyltransferase subunit STT3B isoform X1, translating into MTQTTTARQGNGSDKGIFSNTAGFSTLITVTVLSLAWLAGFASRLFAVIRFESIIHEFDPWFNYRSTAYMVEHGFYNFLNWFDERAWYPLGRIVGGTVYPGLMITSGTIHWILHTLNIPIHIRDICVFLAPVFSGLTAIATYLLTSELWSRGAGLFAACFIAIVPGYSSRSVAGSYDNEGIAIFALQFTYYLWLKSLKNGSVFWSICTALSYFYMVSAWGGYVFIINLIPLHVFLLLIMGRFSQRLFVSYTVFYIVGLLMSMQIPFVGFQPIRTSEHMAASGVFALLMAIGALKYLHSLNPKGQWKQLLILGGLAAAGAVFLVVVLLTYAGVIAPWSGRFYSLWDTTYAKIHIPIIASVSEHQPTTWSSFFFDLHVLVCTFPVGLWYCIKNINDERVFVALYALSAVYFAGVMVRLMLTLTPVVCVLAGIAFSILCDQVLREEELPTQQDETEESKSLYDKAGKLKKRTHEQPAPVDPGLGMNVRSVTLILIMILLMLFSVHCTWATSNAYSSPSIVLASYGNDGSRKILDDFREAYGWLSQNTAEDARVMSWWDYGYQIAGMGNRTTLVDNNTWNNSHIALVGKAMASNESAAYDIMTMLDVDYVLVIFGGAIGYSGDDINKFIWMVRIAEGEHPKDIHEADYFTERGEYRVDSEASKTMLNCLMYKLSYYRYDSGGSPPGYDRTRGALPGNRGFKLTYLEEAYTTEHWLVRIYRVKKPDEFNRPRLPLAKRTVPTSNTISKKHALGGGPMTTKRRKGMLKNKPTIVKGKKAVKLE; encoded by the exons ATGACGCAGACAACAACTGCGAGACAGGGCAATGGCAGTGATAAAGGAATATTCTCTAACACGGCCGGCTTTAGCACTCTGATTACTGTTACGGTATTGTCATTGGCTTGGCTGGCCGGTTTCGCATCCCGGCTATTTGCTGTAATACGTTTCGAAAGTATAATTCACGAGTTTGACCCATG GTTCAACTACCGATCGACGGCGTACATGGTGGAGCATGGGTTCTACAACTTCCTCAACTGGTTCGACGAGCGCGCCTGGTACCCGCTGGGCCGTATCGTCGGCGGCACCGTGTACCCTGGTCTCATGATCACGTCAGGCACAATTCACTGGATCCTACACACCCTCAACATTCCCATACACATTAGGGATATCTGTGTGTTCCTCGCACCTGTGTTCAG tGGTTTGACTGCCATTGCAACATATTTGCTGACATCTGAGCTATGGTCTCGTGGAGCTGGTCTGTTTGCTGCCTGCTTTATCGCCATTGTGCCAGGCTACAGCAGTCGCTCAGTGGCTGGGAGCTACGACAATGAGGGTATTGCCATATTTGCCCTGCAGTTCACATACTACTTATGGCTGAAGAGCTTAAAGAATGGATCAGTTTTCTGGTCTATTTGCACTGCTCTGTCATACTTTTACATg gtGTCAGCATGGGGTGGTTACGTATTCATCATCAACCTGATCCCCCTGCATGTGTTCCTGCTCCTTATAATGGGAAGGTTCTCCCAGAGGCTGTTTGTCAGCTACACCGTGTTCTACATCGTAGGACTGCTCATGTCCATGCAGATTCCCTTCGTGGGATTCCAGCCGATCCGGACTAGTGAACATATGGCGGCTTCAG GTGTGTTCGCATTGCTGATGGCAATTGGTGCACTGAAGTACCTGCACAGCTTGAACCCCAAGGGTCAGTGGAAGCAGCTGCTGATCCTGGGCGGTCTGGCTGCCGCCGGCGCCGTGTTCCTGGTGGTCGTGCTGCTCACATACGCTGGAGTCATCGCGCCTTGGAGTGGAAG ATTCTACTCGCTATGGGACACGACATACGCAAAGATCCACATTCCTATCATCGCGTCGGTATCGGAGCATCAGCCCACGACCTGGTCATCATTCTTCTTCGACCTCCACGTCCTCGTATGCACCTTCCCTGTCGGCCTGTGGTACTGCATCAAGAATATCAATGATGAAAGAGTTTTTG TGGCCCTGTACGCTTTGAGTGCGGTGTACTTCGCGGGGGTGATGGTCCGTCTGATGCTGACCCTGACGCCCGTGGTCTGCGTACTGGCAGGCATCGCGTTCTCCATCCTATGTGACCAGGTCCTCAGAGAGGAGGAACTGCCCACGCAACAGGATGAAACTGAAGAGTCCAAGAGTCTATATGACAAG GCCGGTAAGCTAAAGAAGCGTACGCACGAGCAGCCCGCGCCCGTTGACCCTGGGCTCGGCATGAACGTGCGCTCCGTGACCCTGATCCTCATCATGATCCTGCTCATGCTGTTCTCCGTGCACTGCACCTGGGCCACCTCCAATGCCTACTCCAGTCCTAGTATTGTGCTCGCTAGCTACGGGAATGATGG ATCTCGCAAAATCCTGGATGACTTCAGAGAAGCCTACGGCTGGTTGTCTCAGAACACTGCTGAAGATGCGAGAGTCATGTCCTGGTGGGATTACGGATACCAG ATTGCAGGCATGGGTAACCGTACAACGTTAGTAGACAACAACACGTGGAACAACTCCCACATAGCGCTGGTGGGTAAAGCGATGGCTAGCAACGAGTCGGCGGCCTACGACATAATGACTATGCTGGACGTGGACTATGTGCTGGTGATATTCGGGGGAGCCATCGGCTACTCCGGCGATGACATCAACAAGTTCATCTGGATGGTCCGCATCGCTGAAGGAGAACATCCTAAGGATATTCAT GAAGCTGATTACTTTACGGAGAGAGGCGAATACAGGGTCGACTCGGAAGCGTCGAAAACTATGTTAAACTGTCTAATGTACAAACTATCATATTATAG ATACGACAGTGGCGGTAGTCCGCCGGGTTACGATAGAACGCGTGGTGCGTTGCCAGGCAACCGCGGCTTCAAACTTACTTACCTAGAGGAAGCCTACACTACTGAACACTGGCTGGTCCGGATATACAG AGTGAAAAAACCAGATGAGTTCAACCGTCCGCGCTTGCCGCTTGCAAAACGAACAGTCCCGACTAGCAACACTATATCTAAAAAG CATGCCTTAGGAGGCGGACCGATG ACAACTAAAAGACGAAAAGGCATGCTGAAAAACAAACCGACGATCGTGAAGGGTAAGAAGGCGGTGAAGTTGGAGTGA
- the LOC118275936 gene encoding dolichyl-diphosphooligosaccharide--protein glycosyltransferase subunit STT3B isoform X3 encodes MTQTTTARQGNGSDKGIFSNTAGFSTLITVTVLSLAWLAGFASRLFAVIRFESIIHEFDPWFNYRSTAYMVEHGFYNFLNWFDERAWYPLGRIVGGTVYPGLMITSGTIHWILHTLNIPIHIRDICVFLAPVFSGLTAIATYLLTSELWSRGAGLFAACFIAIVPGYSSRSVAGSYDNEGIAIFALQFTYYLWLKSLKNGSVFWSICTALSYFYMVSAWGGYVFIINLIPLHVFLLLIMGRFSQRLFVSYTVFYIVGLLMSMQIPFVGFQPIRTSEHMAASGVFALLMAIGALKYLHSLNPKGQWKQLLILGGLAAAGAVFLVVVLLTYAGVIAPWSGRFYSLWDTTYAKIHIPIIASVSEHQPTTWSSFFFDLHVLVCTFPVGLWYCIKNINDERVFVALYALSAVYFAGVMVRLMLTLTPVVCVLAGIAFSILCDQVLREEELPTQQDETEESKSLYDKAGKLKKRTHEQPAPVDPGLGMNVRSVTLILIMILLMLFSVHCTWATSNAYSSPSIVLASYGNDGSRKILDDFREAYGWLSQNTAEDARVMSWWDYGYQIAGMGNRTTLVDNNTWNNSHIALVGKAMASNESAAYDIMTMLDVDYVLVIFGGAIGYSGDDINKFIWMVRIAEGEHPKDIHEADYFTERGEYRVDSEASKTMLNCLMYKLSYYRYDSGGSPPGYDRTRGALPGNRGFKLTYLEEAYTTEHWLVRIYRVKKPDEFNRPRLPLAKRTVPTSNTISKKHALGGGPMV; translated from the exons ATGACGCAGACAACAACTGCGAGACAGGGCAATGGCAGTGATAAAGGAATATTCTCTAACACGGCCGGCTTTAGCACTCTGATTACTGTTACGGTATTGTCATTGGCTTGGCTGGCCGGTTTCGCATCCCGGCTATTTGCTGTAATACGTTTCGAAAGTATAATTCACGAGTTTGACCCATG GTTCAACTACCGATCGACGGCGTACATGGTGGAGCATGGGTTCTACAACTTCCTCAACTGGTTCGACGAGCGCGCCTGGTACCCGCTGGGCCGTATCGTCGGCGGCACCGTGTACCCTGGTCTCATGATCACGTCAGGCACAATTCACTGGATCCTACACACCCTCAACATTCCCATACACATTAGGGATATCTGTGTGTTCCTCGCACCTGTGTTCAG tGGTTTGACTGCCATTGCAACATATTTGCTGACATCTGAGCTATGGTCTCGTGGAGCTGGTCTGTTTGCTGCCTGCTTTATCGCCATTGTGCCAGGCTACAGCAGTCGCTCAGTGGCTGGGAGCTACGACAATGAGGGTATTGCCATATTTGCCCTGCAGTTCACATACTACTTATGGCTGAAGAGCTTAAAGAATGGATCAGTTTTCTGGTCTATTTGCACTGCTCTGTCATACTTTTACATg gtGTCAGCATGGGGTGGTTACGTATTCATCATCAACCTGATCCCCCTGCATGTGTTCCTGCTCCTTATAATGGGAAGGTTCTCCCAGAGGCTGTTTGTCAGCTACACCGTGTTCTACATCGTAGGACTGCTCATGTCCATGCAGATTCCCTTCGTGGGATTCCAGCCGATCCGGACTAGTGAACATATGGCGGCTTCAG GTGTGTTCGCATTGCTGATGGCAATTGGTGCACTGAAGTACCTGCACAGCTTGAACCCCAAGGGTCAGTGGAAGCAGCTGCTGATCCTGGGCGGTCTGGCTGCCGCCGGCGCCGTGTTCCTGGTGGTCGTGCTGCTCACATACGCTGGAGTCATCGCGCCTTGGAGTGGAAG ATTCTACTCGCTATGGGACACGACATACGCAAAGATCCACATTCCTATCATCGCGTCGGTATCGGAGCATCAGCCCACGACCTGGTCATCATTCTTCTTCGACCTCCACGTCCTCGTATGCACCTTCCCTGTCGGCCTGTGGTACTGCATCAAGAATATCAATGATGAAAGAGTTTTTG TGGCCCTGTACGCTTTGAGTGCGGTGTACTTCGCGGGGGTGATGGTCCGTCTGATGCTGACCCTGACGCCCGTGGTCTGCGTACTGGCAGGCATCGCGTTCTCCATCCTATGTGACCAGGTCCTCAGAGAGGAGGAACTGCCCACGCAACAGGATGAAACTGAAGAGTCCAAGAGTCTATATGACAAG GCCGGTAAGCTAAAGAAGCGTACGCACGAGCAGCCCGCGCCCGTTGACCCTGGGCTCGGCATGAACGTGCGCTCCGTGACCCTGATCCTCATCATGATCCTGCTCATGCTGTTCTCCGTGCACTGCACCTGGGCCACCTCCAATGCCTACTCCAGTCCTAGTATTGTGCTCGCTAGCTACGGGAATGATGG ATCTCGCAAAATCCTGGATGACTTCAGAGAAGCCTACGGCTGGTTGTCTCAGAACACTGCTGAAGATGCGAGAGTCATGTCCTGGTGGGATTACGGATACCAG ATTGCAGGCATGGGTAACCGTACAACGTTAGTAGACAACAACACGTGGAACAACTCCCACATAGCGCTGGTGGGTAAAGCGATGGCTAGCAACGAGTCGGCGGCCTACGACATAATGACTATGCTGGACGTGGACTATGTGCTGGTGATATTCGGGGGAGCCATCGGCTACTCCGGCGATGACATCAACAAGTTCATCTGGATGGTCCGCATCGCTGAAGGAGAACATCCTAAGGATATTCAT GAAGCTGATTACTTTACGGAGAGAGGCGAATACAGGGTCGACTCGGAAGCGTCGAAAACTATGTTAAACTGTCTAATGTACAAACTATCATATTATAG ATACGACAGTGGCGGTAGTCCGCCGGGTTACGATAGAACGCGTGGTGCGTTGCCAGGCAACCGCGGCTTCAAACTTACTTACCTAGAGGAAGCCTACACTACTGAACACTGGCTGGTCCGGATATACAG AGTGAAAAAACCAGATGAGTTCAACCGTCCGCGCTTGCCGCTTGCAAAACGAACAGTCCCGACTAGCAACACTATATCTAAAAAG CATGCCTTAGGAGGCGGACCGATGGTATAG
- the LOC118275936 gene encoding dolichyl-diphosphooligosaccharide--protein glycosyltransferase subunit STT3B isoform X2 — protein MTQTTTARQGNGSDKGIFSNTAGFSTLITVTVLSLAWLAGFASRLFAVIRFESIIHEFDPWFNYRSTAYMVEHGFYNFLNWFDERAWYPLGRIVGGTVYPGLMITSGTIHWILHTLNIPIHIRDICVFLAPVFSGLTAIATYLLTSELWSRGAGLFAACFIAIVPGYSSRSVAGSYDNEGIAIFALQFTYYLWLKSLKNGSVFWSICTALSYFYMVSAWGGYVFIINLIPLHVFLLLIMGRFSQRLFVSYTVFYIVGLLMSMQIPFVGFQPIRTSEHMAASGVFALLMAIGALKYLHSLNPKGQWKQLLILGGLAAAGAVFLVVVLLTYAGVIAPWSGRFYSLWDTTYAKIHIPIIASVSEHQPTTWSSFFFDLHVLVCTFPVGLWYCIKNINDERVFVALYALSAVYFAGVMVRLMLTLTPVVCVLAGIAFSILCDQVLREEELPTQQDETEESKSLYDKAGKLKKRTHEQPAPVDPGLGMNVRSVTLILIMILLMLFSVHCTWATSNAYSSPSIVLASYGNDGSRKILDDFREAYGWLSQNTAEDARVMSWWDYGYQIAGMGNRTTLVDNNTWNNSHIALVGKAMASNESAAYDIMTMLDVDYVLVIFGGAIGYSGDDINKFIWMVRIAEGEHPKDIHEADYFTERGEYRVDSEASKTMLNCLMYKLSYYRYDSGGSPPGYDRTRGALPGNRGFKLTYLEEAYTTEHWLVRIYRVKKPDEFNRPRLPLAKRTVPTSNTISKKTTKRRKGMLKNKPTIVKGKKAVKLE, from the exons ATGACGCAGACAACAACTGCGAGACAGGGCAATGGCAGTGATAAAGGAATATTCTCTAACACGGCCGGCTTTAGCACTCTGATTACTGTTACGGTATTGTCATTGGCTTGGCTGGCCGGTTTCGCATCCCGGCTATTTGCTGTAATACGTTTCGAAAGTATAATTCACGAGTTTGACCCATG GTTCAACTACCGATCGACGGCGTACATGGTGGAGCATGGGTTCTACAACTTCCTCAACTGGTTCGACGAGCGCGCCTGGTACCCGCTGGGCCGTATCGTCGGCGGCACCGTGTACCCTGGTCTCATGATCACGTCAGGCACAATTCACTGGATCCTACACACCCTCAACATTCCCATACACATTAGGGATATCTGTGTGTTCCTCGCACCTGTGTTCAG tGGTTTGACTGCCATTGCAACATATTTGCTGACATCTGAGCTATGGTCTCGTGGAGCTGGTCTGTTTGCTGCCTGCTTTATCGCCATTGTGCCAGGCTACAGCAGTCGCTCAGTGGCTGGGAGCTACGACAATGAGGGTATTGCCATATTTGCCCTGCAGTTCACATACTACTTATGGCTGAAGAGCTTAAAGAATGGATCAGTTTTCTGGTCTATTTGCACTGCTCTGTCATACTTTTACATg gtGTCAGCATGGGGTGGTTACGTATTCATCATCAACCTGATCCCCCTGCATGTGTTCCTGCTCCTTATAATGGGAAGGTTCTCCCAGAGGCTGTTTGTCAGCTACACCGTGTTCTACATCGTAGGACTGCTCATGTCCATGCAGATTCCCTTCGTGGGATTCCAGCCGATCCGGACTAGTGAACATATGGCGGCTTCAG GTGTGTTCGCATTGCTGATGGCAATTGGTGCACTGAAGTACCTGCACAGCTTGAACCCCAAGGGTCAGTGGAAGCAGCTGCTGATCCTGGGCGGTCTGGCTGCCGCCGGCGCCGTGTTCCTGGTGGTCGTGCTGCTCACATACGCTGGAGTCATCGCGCCTTGGAGTGGAAG ATTCTACTCGCTATGGGACACGACATACGCAAAGATCCACATTCCTATCATCGCGTCGGTATCGGAGCATCAGCCCACGACCTGGTCATCATTCTTCTTCGACCTCCACGTCCTCGTATGCACCTTCCCTGTCGGCCTGTGGTACTGCATCAAGAATATCAATGATGAAAGAGTTTTTG TGGCCCTGTACGCTTTGAGTGCGGTGTACTTCGCGGGGGTGATGGTCCGTCTGATGCTGACCCTGACGCCCGTGGTCTGCGTACTGGCAGGCATCGCGTTCTCCATCCTATGTGACCAGGTCCTCAGAGAGGAGGAACTGCCCACGCAACAGGATGAAACTGAAGAGTCCAAGAGTCTATATGACAAG GCCGGTAAGCTAAAGAAGCGTACGCACGAGCAGCCCGCGCCCGTTGACCCTGGGCTCGGCATGAACGTGCGCTCCGTGACCCTGATCCTCATCATGATCCTGCTCATGCTGTTCTCCGTGCACTGCACCTGGGCCACCTCCAATGCCTACTCCAGTCCTAGTATTGTGCTCGCTAGCTACGGGAATGATGG ATCTCGCAAAATCCTGGATGACTTCAGAGAAGCCTACGGCTGGTTGTCTCAGAACACTGCTGAAGATGCGAGAGTCATGTCCTGGTGGGATTACGGATACCAG ATTGCAGGCATGGGTAACCGTACAACGTTAGTAGACAACAACACGTGGAACAACTCCCACATAGCGCTGGTGGGTAAAGCGATGGCTAGCAACGAGTCGGCGGCCTACGACATAATGACTATGCTGGACGTGGACTATGTGCTGGTGATATTCGGGGGAGCCATCGGCTACTCCGGCGATGACATCAACAAGTTCATCTGGATGGTCCGCATCGCTGAAGGAGAACATCCTAAGGATATTCAT GAAGCTGATTACTTTACGGAGAGAGGCGAATACAGGGTCGACTCGGAAGCGTCGAAAACTATGTTAAACTGTCTAATGTACAAACTATCATATTATAG ATACGACAGTGGCGGTAGTCCGCCGGGTTACGATAGAACGCGTGGTGCGTTGCCAGGCAACCGCGGCTTCAAACTTACTTACCTAGAGGAAGCCTACACTACTGAACACTGGCTGGTCCGGATATACAG AGTGAAAAAACCAGATGAGTTCAACCGTCCGCGCTTGCCGCTTGCAAAACGAACAGTCCCGACTAGCAACACTATATCTAAAAAG ACAACTAAAAGACGAAAAGGCATGCTGAAAAACAAACCGACGATCGTGAAGGGTAAGAAGGCGGTGAAGTTGGAGTGA